From Pararge aegeria chromosome 9, ilParAegt1.1, whole genome shotgun sequence, the proteins below share one genomic window:
- the LOC120626349 gene encoding tachykinin-like peptides receptor 99D — MMLDELGPTAATNWTTTYTDLPNYYITFYDEANSKYVNTTSNITQVYQSFILPWWRQVLWTVLFAGMVVVATVGNLVVIWIVLANKRMRSVTNYFLVNLSVADAMVSTLNVTFNFTYMLYSDWPFGHFYCKFCQFIAVLSISASVFTLMAISIDRYVAIMSPLQPRLGKRATLGIAGAIWAGSCIISSPNIIYFTTEVDLLPDGTTRRVCFPDWPDGITTESQLEYIYNVTFMVLTYFLPIISMTYTYAKVGVELWGSKSIGECTQRQLDNVKSKRRVVKMMIVVVVIFAVCWLPFHVYFVVTSYYPSVVNYPYIQEIYLGIYWLAMSNSMYNPIIYCWMNSKFRRGFKQFFWCCGAMDAGLRRRRGFTPDRLDRSMRSLSPSRKNGTSTIRISLQSTYNNPIAGST; from the exons ATGATGCTGGACGAGTTGGGCCCAACAGCAGCCACAAACTGGACCACGACCTACACCGACTTGCCCAACTACTACATCACGTTCTACGACGAGGCCAACAGCAAATATGTCAATACTACAAGCAATATTACACAG GTGTACCAGTCGTTCATCCTACCGTGGTGGCGTCAAGTGCTATGGACGGTGCTTTTCGCGGGCATGGTGGTGGTGGCCACCGTTGGCAACCTCGTCGTCATATGGATAGTTCTCGCGAACAAGAGAATGAGGAGCGTTACTAACTATTTCTTGG TTAACCTGTCAGTGGCCGACGCTATGGTTTCGACGTTGAATGTGACCTTCAACTTCACCTACATGCTGTACTCAGACTGGCCCTTTGGTCATTTCTACTGCAAGTTTTGCCAATTCATCGCCGTACTCAGTATATCAGCATCGGTTTTTACACTCATGGCAATCAGTATAGACAG GTACGTCGCCATTATGAGCCCCCTTCAACCTCGGTTGGGTAAGAGGGCCACGCTCGGCATCGCTGGCGCCATATGGGCTGGCAGCTGTATCATCAGCAGCCCCAACATCATCTACTTCACAACAGAAGTTGATTTGCTACCTGACGGCACTACTAG GCGTGTATGTTTTCCTGACTGGCCAGACGGCATCACCACGGAGTCACAGCTGGAATATAT ATACAACGTAACGTTCATGGTGCTGACTTACTTCCTACCGATTATATcgatgacatatacttacgctAAGGTTGGCGTAGAACTATGGGGGTCGAAATCTATTGGAGAATGCACGCAGCGGCAGTTGGACAATGTGAAGAGTAAGCGGAGG gttgtcAAAATGATGATTGTTGTGGTGGTGATATTTGCGGTGTGCTGGCTGCCATTTCATGTCTACTTCGTGGTCACCTCTTACTATCCAAGCGTTGTGAACTATCCCTACATACAGGAGATATACCTCGGCATTTATTGGCTCGCCATGAGCAATTCTATGTATAACCCCATTATTTACTGTTGGATGAATTCCAA ATTTAGGCGCGGGTTCAAGCAATTCTTCTGGTGCTGCGGAGCTATGGACGCTGGACTTAGACGACGTCGTGGTTTCACACCGGACCGACTGGATCGTTCCATGCGGTCACTTTCTCCAAGCAGAAAGAACGGAACTA GTACGATACGCATATCGTTGCAGAGCACGTACAATAATCCAATTGCGGGCAGCACCTGA